A genomic region of Candidatus Limnocylindrales bacterium contains the following coding sequences:
- a CDS encoding ATP-binding protein, whose amino-acid sequence KPFQRLQGRHEFEGTGMGLAICQKIVKRHKGEITARSVPGKGSTFTIILPAQQSRT is encoded by the coding sequence CAAGCCGTTTCAACGTTTACAGGGTCGTCATGAGTTTGAGGGGACGGGGATGGGGTTGGCGATTTGTCAGAAGATTGTCAAGCGGCACAAGGGGGAGATTACGGCTCGCAGTGTACCGGGAAAAGGAAGTACTTTTACTATAATACTGCCGGCTCAACAATCTAGAACCTAG